The genome window taaaactaatttgataaaaataaaaatttaagtctttattatctttcattttaataatttcaatattgtaaGCGATATGACAACTGACAATTATTGACAGAGCAGTGATCACATATACACTAGTACTCTGTGGTGATCACAGATTACTGGAAAAATTTCTTAATCGACGAGATTAGCATTTAGcagtgatataaaaaattattcgatTGTAAATCGATCTAGAGCGAAAAAACGatgtatattaatgtatactaACTATTTATGATTGATGTGATACCTAGAAGGtttgtttaagaaaattttaacagtTTCACAATACATTTAAGTTGTACACAAGGGCAGAAACtctgtttcattaaatataattaattcccTGCCCCGAGGACCTCGAGTAGGCGTAAAAGCTGCTGTTTTGTTAGAGGTTAAATAATGTTCATCTGTATGTtacctaatttttttataatttcgatCGGTATGATTGGGCCACAAAAATGTATCggggtaaatattttatcatacattaaatgctcaataatgtttttgtaaattttgaatCCCATACATAATGGGTGGATGAGTAGTTAGACTGTGCTCAGTGTTTCAGATCCAGTATATCATAGTATTGCTGATTGATAAGCAGTTTCATATAAGTGTATATCTATGAGTAGCCTAGACTTAAGTTTCGATGTCAAACACAAATTACTAATGTCAAAGTCAATGCCTGCGCAAATGTTCGTATCAACGAAAActgaatgtataaaaacaatactcaatatttgtaaattgtatcataaaatataattgtgaatttaggcaaacatttcataattttaataatatcattatactGACACGTCGAAATGTCCGAGACTACAGAGAAAATAGAGAGCAATTGTGATGCACGACGTAGGATTCTCAACATAGCTGTATCAACTGTTCTATTGGAAACTGGCTTTGAATCTGCGGATAAAATGAGCTTAGAAACGTTAACAGAGATGATACAGTCATGTAAGCAAGAGTTTTATTAGTTAtagctagtataaatatttccagagcatttgagaatattttattatttttctataaattttagtCTTTACTGAAGTTGGAAATTCTGCCAGAGGCTACTGTGAACTTTCCGGTCGAGTAGAGCCTGTTTTAGGAGATGTTATGATGGCTCTTATTAATATGGGTaaggcttttaaatataagtatatttatgtgaataaGTATTCACtataatagtattatgttattataaagtgATCTATAAGTACATGTATACTACATTTCTGTCCATGtggttaaagaaaaattaacagtaCCATGGTTGTATTTGCAAAGTTCCTGTTCCTATAggaattctattatatatgttttggtattttttaatttaaagttaaatacaaatttattcatacaatttataataaaaaaaacatgagattgatttgaataatgtttcaactgtattttttagcCATCCATAATCATAAATCTATTCTTTTGAAATCTTTTATCAAATCTTcttaatatttgtgtttattatccACATATATAGGTATCAGTCTACAAGGCCTAGAACAATATGCTGCTAGGCCTAACAGACATGTGATCCAGCCTCCACAACAAGCCCCAGTTCCTAGGACACCTGCAATGCTATCAGCTGGATCTAAAGCTAAACCCTCACCTCACATACCATTTCATTTACCACCTTTGCCGGACCCTCATGCCTACATAAGAACACCGGtaaatttcttattgtttcatttttattctaaaattaatatatttggaaatataatgtattaataagcACTTTGTGTTGAATGAAACTTGAGATACTTTATTATAGACCCACAAACAACCAGTAACTGAATATGAAGCAATAAGAGAGAAAGCTGCCACACAAAAGAGAGATATAGAAAAAGCATTGACCAAGTTTTTATCGAAAACAAGTgaaacacataatttatttaacactgaagATAATCAGGTTTATCcatgtaagtatatatgtatttttttacattacctaaaattttttagattatttaagttatgtaatgtttatctttaatttggattgtttcattgtaatacattttttatcttctattaaaaaaaatgtgtattttatacagCTAATAACTGAATggattgtaaaaatgtttacactattttttaaatttaaaaaacttacaaaagaAGGCTATCCAGGTGAAAAGAGGTTGAACAgctaattaaagttaatttaaacctccattttgaacaaaaaataaaactctacaagacaaaaaataccaaatttaTCAATTCATCCAAAACTTTCAGTGATTGCATGTAAGCCAACATTCCCTGCATATTTGCCATGCCTGTTACCAACAGATCAAGTATTTGACTTTGATGAATTGGAATATCACTTCCAAGTTGCAAATCGAACAGAAGACATGCCAGCTGATAAGAAaggttcttttttattatatttcttagtGTTGATTCGTACagttcaatgaaatttgtttagaGGCCCTTTTTGaacattcattcaatttttCTTGAAAGCAGCTTcagtgttgtttatttaatttatgcaaaaaaagttatattattaaataacttccattgtattttttttacacatcattaatatttttgtttaataattaagataatgttgaattattattgactCCCCGTGTGTAGCACTCTCTGTAATGGGTGTGATGcatatgattaataaatacctttaatactttaaaagtgatttaaatattgaaattccGTACTCTTTTGGAATACTGcacgatataaaaaaaaatataaatttttcagacCAATCTGACAATGAAGGTGAAAATGGTGGGGACAATGAGAATGCAAATAATTCTCAATCAGAAAATCCTGATACAACTGGAATTTCTAGTCCAGACAGAAATAAGTCTGGtggttaataattttattgttattattataataagaaaagatataattttaagagaaaaccaatatattttaagataccaattttatttgcttttatttctatatatacctacttacaaataaggaaaaatactttaatggGAATAAGTTGAAACATGGTACACAGATCTAGtctaataaatatctaatcaaGCATTTTTCACACATTTCATAAACAACCTGTCCTTTGTTTtaagtaacatttaattatgttgtggaaattttatttcatataggAATAGTGTGTacccatatatattttaattttaagaatcaaaaattttttatcccaaATGAAGATTATTATAGACTGTGCAGGGCGACCAAAagtatcataattatttttgtaaaggtaaaataattatgttacttTTGGCCCtgaatatttagttatttttaagctAATTGCATTAATAGAATACAGAACATCTGTTGAATCTCACAGaataaaacatcataatattgtttattttttaatcttataaaaaaattattgtagagATTTAGAATTAATAACAGGCAGCGCTTTCACTCCATCCTTATTAACAAGTGTTACTTGGAAGTTAGGCAGACTGACAAATAGACGCCTGTGCACCTCTTGTACACACAACTTCAGAATGTTGTAAGCTTCTTCTTCTGTCAAATCTGAAGTAACAAAAAAGGGTGTaagagttaaaaaattataaaaaatgttgtataattTGTCTTCTAGGCTGAagatcaaattataaaatacagctACAACAATATTGggagttttttttacattgtatGCATAGGTGGGAACTGTTaatcaaacaattataatttaataagttaacCCACTAGTAGAAATGGGGTATTATCACATATCATTAATAGAGTTAATGCCCTgctgttgtttgtttgattgttctCCTATTTCTTACTCTAAATTCCACCTCTATTTTTgctacaaattataataattcataatactCTGtcttgattataataataaacatcagTTATGATTTTACTACatttgcaataattaaaatacctttCTTATGATGACGATCCATGATACTCAAACTGAGAAAACCACCATAACCATGAGCAGCAAAAGGTACTTTAACACTTGATGCCAAATAATCCATGAAATATAGTTCCGGACCATTGACTTTATCATAACCTcccattaatatatttacaaagtaGGGTGTCTGAAAAAGGGAAATAAGTTTTTTCATTAGCACTTTTACAagctttttttctattttcaattttatcctGCAATAAAGATGAATGATAATGAATTTCTTTACATGCTACTGCAATTccactgtaaataataatgtgtaaatacctacataaattaaattgagaattattttgttaatagttactgtgaaataaataatattacaaccTATCTAATGTAATCTATtactttattgttaaatattaagtaatgaACATATTTCTGTCAAAGAAATGACCAACAAGATTCTAATGCTTACACGACTTCTTAAGTATTCAGCCAAGTTCTGGCGAGTAAAATTAGCCGCTGCCGATGGTCCCAGCTCATAACTGTTCCGCATTTTATACAGCTGGATGTTCTTAGCAATGTACTCTGCGAACTGTGAGGTATCGCCAGAATCGCCGATCACTCCCATGACAAGCTTGTCcgatattttgtatattttatcctCATCTGTCCAAGAAAATTAGTTtactagaaaattaaatatctattccATAGTAGAAATATAGCAACGAATATGCTAACTCACCGTCTTTCATCACCATAATACTGTGGCTGTTGGTCTGATCAGCAGCTATCATAACAAAGTCATTGCATTGTATACCGAGAAGGCATTGTAATTGTATGTTCGacataattgaaatgttatttaatatttattgaaaatcaaaAGCCGCACtagtaacaaacaataaaaatcaagcAAACCGCAACTCAGCGTTCGATTAAAATTCAGATGTCAAATTGTCAAGTCATTTgaaaacagataataaattatagtagtGATATCTCATAAACGATACAAAAAGGATGAACTAAAGctagaattttaataaaatacctagTATGAAGTAGTTTTTTTACTGTAGTAacgtcaatttaaaaaaatgtcatgtAAAATCTCGTCACAggtagtttatttttcatataatgtttattttaaattttaaaggtctttgataaatcaaataaaggCGAGTTAACTTCAATActtcattttcaatatttatgatattttatcaataagaaaatatgtgGGAAATGAGTTTTTCTTCCATATGGGGCATGGGCAATTTCTGAAATATATTCACTGTGTAGAGCTCGGTAGGTAGAgcatattatacacatttcatttttaaaatttatcgtaaaatgtaaatttaaatgtcatttgtCAAATTTCTCTTGAAATTATGAATGGTCAAATTCATAAAGTAGGTACCGATTTAGAGTTCGTGTacatatgatttaaattaatcttagCGTAATAAATAGCAATTAGTAAAGGATACTgggatattaattaaaatgttcaaaaaagTTGCTGTAGGGATGTCTGGGGGTGTAGACAGTGCGGTTACAGCATTTCTTCTTAAAAAAGCAAGTAAGGCAtaggttatttaaaaaaacttagaTAATTGTTTTACAAATCTTGGGAGTTATTTTAGACACCTATTATGTGATTCGTTTACAGACTATCAAGTGGAAGGGGTTTTTATGAGGAATTGGGATAGTAACTATGAAGGCGGTTTCTGTTCAGACGAAAAAGATTTCGAAGACGCATCGTTCGTTTGCCGTAAGCTTCAGATACCTTTGCACAGAGTTCACTTCATAAAACAGTATTGGAATGAGGTTTTTACAGTTTTGCTTAAGGAATATGAATCAGGACTGACTCCTAATCCGGACATTCTCTGCAacagatatattaaatttgacagCTTTTTTGAACATTGCAGGAACAACTTGTCGGTTGATGCTATTGCAACTGGACATTACGCTGATACATCTTTTGGACCTTTCTTAGAACATTATAAGGAGGATCAAAGTATGTactgaatatttttctttaaacataaaataatgtgttcactttttatatggttactaattactatataaacaatttttttagagGTTAAATTGTTACAACCAGCTGATAAACATAAggatcaaacattttttttatctcaagTAAAACAATTCTCATTAAGAAaatgtatgttcccactagCTCGTTATTTGAAAAGTGAAGTAAGAGAAATAGCAAGGCAAGAAGGGCTTATAAATGTGGCCAGTAAAAGAGACAGCACTGGAATATGTTTCATtggaaaaaaaagatttaaaaactttatcgATGAggtaaattgtgtttttgacTTAATTGGAGTTGTTGTTGATCATTAgaggtataattattatgcctCCCTTAGCTATTTTTGAAttagtttcataattttagtCCAGTggtagtatttaataatgttttttccaGTTTATACCCGAGAAGAAAGGTAATTTCATTGACATAGACACAGGACAGATTGTTGGGGAGCACAGTGGTATACATAAGTGGACAGTTGGACAGCGATGCTGTCTCTGCAATTGGAGAGatgcatattttgtatttaaaaaagatatagtgacaaataatatatatgtagtgAGTACTAATATTgcacaaattaaatacttcattactttaagatattatatttttgcctGCTAACACTGCCTACATTTTCAGGTACCTGGAACAAAACATCCCGCATTGTGGAATAACCTATGTTTTACTAATATACCTCATTGGATTTGTGAAGAACCAAtagaattaacaaaaaatggtgtgctcaaatgtttttttagatTTCAACATACTAAGTTGTTAGTACCTTGCAGAGTGGTGAAGAATACTGAAGGCCTGACTATACTATTGGATCATAAACTGAGGGCATTAACAGAAGGTCAATTTGGAGTACTCTATAAAGATGGAGAATGTCTTGGTAGTGCCAAgatcacaaatatttttaaaaatttaatatattagcacttatattattgttgaatttgaataaatggttatatagatatgtatttttttactaacaactataatatcttatatataaaattctcgtgtcacaatgttagtctctatactcctccgaaacggcttgaccgattcctctgaaatttggtaagcatattgggtaggtctgagaatcggctaacatctatttttcataccactaaacgataagagtaagacagaacagcgtttgccgggtgcagctagttatttaataaatatattcatggtgtttaaaacttcatttttatatctatactagctgcacccggcaaacgctgtcctgccttactctgatcattgagaggtatgaaaaatagatgttagccgattctcaaacataaataaaaaaaaaaaataaaaataagtttatttgaaccaTAAAGAGAAATACACTGCAGACATTTCATGAATTATGTAGGTANNNNNNNNNNNNNNNNNNNNNNNNNNNNNNNNNNNNNNNNNNNNNNNNNNNNNNNNNNNNNNNNNNNNNNNNNNNNNNNNNNNNNNNNNNNNNNNNNNNNNNNNNNNNNNNNNNNNNNNNNNNNNNNNNNNNNNNNNNNNNNNNNNNNNNNNNNNNNNNNNNNNNNNNNNNNNNNNNNNNNNNNNNNNNNNNNNNNNNNNNNNNNNNNNNNNNNNNNNNNNNNNNNNNNNNNNNNNNNNNNNNNNNNNNNNNNNNNNNNNNNNNNNNNNNNNNNNNNNNNNNNNNNNNNNNNNNNNNNNNNNNNNNNNNNNNNNNNNNNNNNNNNNNNNNNNNNNNNNNNNNNNNNNNNNNNNNNNNNNNNNNNNNNNNNNNNNNNNNNNNNNNNNNNNNNNNNNNNNNNNNNNNNNNNNNNNNNNNNNNNNNNNNNNNNNNNNNNNNNNNNNNNNNNNNNNNNNNNNNNNNNNNNNNNNNNNNNNNNNNNNNNNNNNNNNNNNNNNNNNNNNNNNNNNNNNNNNNNNNNNNNNNNNNNNNNNNNNNNNNNNNNNNNNNNNNNNNNNNNNNNNNNNNNNNNNNNNNNNNNNNNNNNNNNNNNNNNNNNNNNNNNNNNNNNNNNNNNNNNNNNNNNNNNNNNNNNNNNNNNNNNNNNNNNNNNNNNNNNNNNNNNNNNNNNNNNNNNNNNNNNNNNNNNNNNNNNNNNNNNNNNNNNNNNNNNNNNNNNNNNNNNNNNNNNNNNNNNNNNNNNNNNNNNNNNNNNNNNNNNNNNNNNNNNNNNNNNNNNNNNNNNNNNNNNNNNNNNNNNNNNNNNNNNNNNNNNNNNNNNNNNNNNNNNNNNNNNNNNNNNNNNNNNNNNNNNNNNNNNNNNNNNNNNNNNNNNNNNNNNNNNNNNNNNNNNNNNNNNNNNNNNNNNNNNNNNNNNNNNNNNNNNNNNNNNNNNNNNNNNNNNNNNNNNNNNNNNNNNNNNNNNNNNNNNNNNNNNNNNNNNNNNNNNNNNNNNNNNNNNAAGAGGTAACTTAACGGCAAACTTAAACTAAAACggcataaacatttttaatgaatttcgaGTTTTttgcaaacattttaattagattattaaattactgacTCCAGAACACTACAAATTGAGATTCTTTCGATATCAAATGTGTTCCTTTCATAATTCAATTCTACCTATCTGTTTTTAAAACTGGCAATTTGTTGACAATATCGGCAGATATTATTTTCTCTGTAGTTTGCAGGCGCTGAAATGTCAAAGAGTGGGTGTCTAATCACTAATGTCTAATGTCCTCAAAAATTGAGTTATTGACTAACGATGCTGAAGGGTTTTTAACGATTGATACTCATAAATTTCTTGTTTTGTCACActttaattcttaaatttgGTGTTTTAAGCATACATGTGAAGGAATTGACGctgcattaatataatttattgcatcATTGCTCAATATCTAATAGGTACACGTAAGTTGTGTTACTTTCACTAACAAAGATGCTGCGATGTACCATTCATTATTGGACTGTCAATAATTTGTAcctaaattatatcataaattattgttttcagatACTTACTATTTAAGAAAATGGTGAAGGTATATGGTCTTGGTGTTTTGTACAAAGGAGTAAACAGCGCTACTATTTTGAAGGCTGCCTATGATTTAcaaagttttagtttttttcaaCGCTCTTCAGTACAAGAGTTTATGACATTTGTCAGTAAAACTATTGTTGAAAGAACTCAACCTGCTTCCAGGCAATCTGTGAAAGAAGGTGAATACATGCTTCAAGTGTATGTGAGGGCTGATAATCTTGCTGGAGTCTTGATATCAGATCACGAGTATCCAAACAGAGTGGCTCATACATTAATTACGAAAATCCTTGATGAGTTTTCAGCAAAAGTACCAGCTGCAAATTGGCCAACAGGAAATGAAACTACAATTGATTTTCCAGTGTTGCCacaatatttagttaaattccAGAATCCAAGAGAAGCAGATGCCCTCACTAAGATACAAAATGATTtagatgaaacaaaaattattctcCATGACACAATTAAAGCTGTGTTAGAAAGGGGCGAGAAGTTAGATGATTTAGTTGATAAATCAAATAGTCTCTCAATGCACAGTAAAGCTTTCTATAAGACTGCTCGAAAGACAAACAGttgttgtaatttttgaagcattttattgttatgggTGGAAATATCCAGAATTATATATTGAGCCATAAGAACTGTATTTAGCATGGCTCTTGTTTCTTCATGTCATGattgtattacattaaatagcTACTGCATTACTGTGAAGATTGTTGCTGTggtgtattgaaataatagtTGTGGTTTTAGATGTTAACATTTATAGATATGATATAGTGTAAtagttataatgtttaaatatggcCGTAATATTCCTTGTTCCTGTGGTCAGATATGAAAGATTAAGCAATAGCATGGAACAGGGtttagatgttattattcaGATAGTGGAATAGTCATGCTATCAGAATCTATAAATATGTGACAAAATGTTTGTAAGAACatttgctattttaatttcatataaaagtaaCAGCTTATGAGATACATTGCACAGATTTAGTACTGATTTACATCACATTGCATTTgcattactttaaaattgaaatttatcttTGACTAAATTGagcatttttaataactttgtaGTATAtccttatatttaaatatactcaaTTTAATCACAAGACCTTGATAAATATGTGTGTGTAGAAATAATACTATTGGTTTCTATGTACAcaagcttaaataaatattatccagTTACCAAGGTATCTGGAtgatatttgcttttttttgtatttctttttttgtaataaaatggcaagtggcaaaaaaaaaacttgtaaaaAGTCATAGATTTAAAGAAAGCCTTTATAGTCCATGGAATATTAATATGCAAGATTTTGTGGATTATGATTTGATTGTCAGTAATTgtcaatatttctatttatatttaatgggCTTACAATTGTTTAATGTGGGCAGATAAAGCTTGACTAGACTTAGAAGACTATTATGGCATAGTTCATGGTATTGCCATACATATACTTAATGAAAAggtttataattgttttatattttaatttttatgccaTACATTTATTGTctcattattgaattatattgtaattggtattatatacattatggaaatatagtattatataactgTGAATCTAATCTTACATGCTGAAgtaaatatgtagataaattctcaaaatattttatactaattttattataataaaattttcgacAATAATGAATCTTCTATAGTCTATTTGGTATTTATAGACACTGTATAGTTTCAAAAAAGCCATTATTAATCCCAAGTATACAGGcactatttaaacaattaaaatgtgtgTAATATGAATTCGGTCTGATTTAATTTGGAAACCAAAAATTTGagtggtatttttttattcatgttggCATATACCTCAGTTAGTTTAttgttgtacatatttttattattaataatgtttatgtataattttttataatttgtattcaacAAATAACCTTTATGTGCATGAAATTTCGTAAACTAAAATGGTTATTATTCTAGTTAGCTTAAAGATtccatgtttaattttaataaatctatatgtatttagtaCCTCTTTCATTTCTCGTCTGCCTTatgaataaatctataaaaaatgataaatttgttaaagatATATCATGTTATTGAAAAGTATATACAgcatatatatgtgtatgtaaactattttttacgtttttatctgcttatatacttttttttaatgtgggagtcagccttcccagtccatttctatATTCTCACCGTCAATCCTGTCCCTATCATTTACCCCGCCCCGAAACGCATTTGCACACGCCCTTCTACaaatgggcagtggtgatcgcttaccatcaagcgaaccacaaGTTCAGTTGATCGCTATGCAATGCAGGAGGGCAATGTAGAGCATATATGTTTAggtcttaaatataaaaatccaatttCCTGTGTTGCGATTCAATTGGTTATTTGATTGCTGAATACCTTTAAATACTACTATTATAcgtttttttacgttttaggCGAAATTGGACAGACAACAGATACTTGATTGATGAGAGGGCATTAAACAGTCGCCGTaaccaaaattaaacaaatttatccaATATCCTTGGttgttcaattttatatcagtTTAAGTCCTTACATGAAGATTGTATCACAAAGTCTATTTTGGCTagaatgtattattatgttcatGATTTCCCTTTTTCTCTTGTTAATTTCATACCTATAGTGGGCCTATTATCCCTACTCGTCTTGATtagtctttaaaatttttttgataCATGTTCATgaccatattttaatttatggcgGTAGGCAGAaaggtaaagaaaaaaaacgcaggttgaaataaaaatacatatattaattttacatcaatattaaattacagcCAACGTAACTATGTAggttacaataataaaaatatacctatataatttccattgaaacaaataaataataaaaacaaggtATTCTTCCTTATTAGTACACCTAAttctaaaaaattatcattgacTATAGAGGGTTGCAACTGCTGAATACCAggtaacatttaaaacaatccACCTACAAGCAAGGGAGAGctcacttatattattattatggaatttactcattaaatctataattaactaataatGAGTAATAAAATCAGAGgaatatgtatacaaattcTTGATCACTCAGCATAAAATTGCAAAGTTAATTTCCAATGCATAGAGATGTGTTTGTAGATTCTTATTGGTATTAAGAACCATTTGATGTcttaaattcatttacatattCCATTGATCATCGATAGCCTAAATTAAAAGGAGATTTGTATTATACTGTTATAGAATAATAGAGTTTGCAGCTAAATTTTTGGCATCAAGCaaagaataagaaataatatagaaacttAAGCTTTGGAATAGACACCAGTGAGATTCGTTtcatgcaattttatttttttatgttttatgccATTATAGGTAAGATGTCCATTTTTTCCGTAGGAGCGCATAACACTGTCCTTtagattttttcttataagatACGTTTTTCACAATTGATGTAATGGGCATATGAGTTGAAATCCCAAAATCTCACTGGATAGTTAAATAATGTCAGTActtctaaaataatacaaatatatacaacgAAATAATACAGTAAACCAAAACATAGCTAACAACAAAACCCGAAGACACGTCGAAGTAAAGAAAGTAAGATATCTACACAATTTGCAAACATAAATGCcctttattatttcacgtGGGAAATATATaacgttaaatatattatttatttcgaactACTTAAAAATCACGAACCTAATACACAAATTACAACGCAACATAAGatcttaaaatttgtaaattctaACGTTTCATTGGtatatcattttcattttgaatagGTATGACCCGCCTAAACCAATTGAATACTTGTGAAAAGGCATAGCACCCTTGTTACAtcgtttgtaatttataatatgtaataat of Zerene cesonia ecotype Mississippi chromosome 16, Zerene_cesonia_1.1, whole genome shotgun sequence contains these proteins:
- the LOC119832844 gene encoding mitochondrial tRNA-specific 2-thiouridylase 1 isoform X2, yielding MFKKVAVGMSGGVDSAVTAFLLKKANYQVEGVFMRNWDSNYEGGFCSDEKDFEDASFVCRKLQIPLHRVHFIKQYWNEVFTVLLKEYESGLTPNPDILCNRYIKFDSFFEHCRNNLSVDAIATGHYADTSFGPFLEHYKEDQTRYLKSEVREIARQEGLINVASKRDSTGICFIGKKRFKNFIDEFIPEKKGNFIDIDTGQIVGEHSGIHKWTVGQRCCLCNWRDAYFVFKKDIVTNNIYVVPGTKHPALWNNLCFTNIPHWICEEPIELTKNGVLKCFFRFQHTKLLVPCRVVKNTEGLTILLDHKLRALTEGQFGVLYKDGECLGSAKITNIFKNLIY
- the LOC119832879 gene encoding synaptobrevin homolog YKT6, translated to MVKVYGLGVLYKGVNSATILKAAYDLQSFSFFQRSSVQEFMTFVSKTIVERTQPASRQSVKEGEYMLQVYVRADNLAGVLISDHEYPNRVAHTLITKILDEFSAKVPAANWPTGNETTIDFPVLPQYLVKFQNPREADALTKIQNDLDETKIILHDTIKAVLERGEKLDDLVDKSNSLSMHSKAFYKTARKTNSCCNF
- the LOC119832774 gene encoding transcription initiation factor TFIID subunit 8 yields the protein MSETTEKIESNCDARRRILNIAVSTVLLETGFESADKMSLETLTEMIQSFFTEVGNSARGYCELSGRVEPVLGDVMMALINMGISLQGLEQYAARPNRHVIQPPQQAPVPRTPAMLSAGSKAKPSPHIPFHLPPLPDPHAYIRTPTHKQPVTEYEAIREKAATQKRDIEKALTKFLSKTSETHNLFNTEDNQVYPLIACKPTFPAYLPCLLPTDQVFDFDELEYHFQVANRTEDMPADKKDQSDNEGENGGDNENANNSQSENPDTTGISSPDRNKSGG
- the LOC119832844 gene encoding mitochondrial tRNA-specific 2-thiouridylase 1 isoform X1, with protein sequence MFKKVAVGMSGGVDSAVTAFLLKKANYQVEGVFMRNWDSNYEGGFCSDEKDFEDASFVCRKLQIPLHRVHFIKQYWNEVFTVLLKEYESGLTPNPDILCNRYIKFDSFFEHCRNNLSVDAIATGHYADTSFGPFLEHYKEDQKVKLLQPADKHKDQTFFLSQVKQFSLRKCMFPLARYLKSEVREIARQEGLINVASKRDSTGICFIGKKRFKNFIDEFIPEKKGNFIDIDTGQIVGEHSGIHKWTVGQRCCLCNWRDAYFVFKKDIVTNNIYVVPGTKHPALWNNLCFTNIPHWICEEPIELTKNGVLKCFFRFQHTKLLVPCRVVKNTEGLTILLDHKLRALTEGQFGVLYKDGECLGSAKITNIFKNLIY
- the LOC119832844 gene encoding mitochondrial tRNA-specific 2-thiouridylase 1 isoform X3 gives rise to the protein MFKKVAVGMSGGVDSAVTAFLLKKANYQVEGVFMRNWDSNYEGGFCSDEKDFEDASNNLSVDAIATGHYADTSFGPFLEHYKEDQKVKLLQPADKHKDQTFFLSQVKQFSLRKCMFPLARYLKSEVREIARQEGLINVASKRDSTGICFIGKKRFKNFIDEFIPEKKGNFIDIDTGQIVGEHSGIHKWTVGQRCCLCNWRDAYFVFKKDIVTNNIYVVPGTKHPALWNNLCFTNIPHWICEEPIELTKNGVLKCFFRFQHTKLLVPCRVVKNTEGLTILLDHKLRALTEGQFGVLYKDGECLGSAKITNIFKNLIY
- the LOC119832775 gene encoding proteasome subunit beta type-2, giving the protein MSNIQLQCLLGIQCNDFVMIAADQTNSHSIMVMKDDEDKIYKISDKLVMGVIGDSGDTSQFAEYIAKNIQLYKMRNSYELGPSAAANFTRQNLAEYLRSRTPYFVNILMGGYDKVNGPELYFMDYLASSVKVPFAAHGYGGFLSLSIMDRHHKKDLTEEEAYNILKLCVQEVHRRLFVSLPNFQVTLVNKDGVKALPVINSKSLQ